One Hordeum vulgare subsp. vulgare chromosome 4H, MorexV3_pseudomolecules_assembly, whole genome shotgun sequence DNA window includes the following coding sequences:
- the LOC123446762 gene encoding non-symbiotic hemoglobin codes for MSAAEGAVVFSEEKEALVLKSWAIMKKDSANLGLRFFLKIFEIAPSARQMFPFLRDSDVPLETNPKLKTHAVSVFVMTCEAAAQLRKAGKITVRETTLKRLGGTHLKYGVADGHFEVTRFALLETIKEALPADMWGPEMRNAWGEAYDQLVAAIKQEMKPAE; via the exons ATGTCTGCCGCGGAGGGGGCCGTCGTCTTCAGCGAGGAGAAGGAGGCGCTGGTGCTCAAGTCATGGGCCATCATGAAGAAGGATTCCGCCAACCTTGGGCTCCGCTTCTTCCTCAA GATCTTCGAGATCGCGCCGTCGGCGAGGCAGATGTTCCCGTTCCTGCGCGACTCCGACGTGCCGCTGGAGACCAACCCCAAGCTCAAGACCCACGCCGTGTCCGTCTTCGTCATG ACCTGCGAGGCGGCTGCGCAGTTGCGGAAAGCCGGCAAGATCACCGTCAGGGAGACCACCCTGAAGAGGCTGGGCGGCACGCACTTGAAATACGGCGTGGCAGATGGCCACTTCGAG GTGACGCGGTTCGCTCTGCTCGAGACGATCAAGGAGGCGCTTCCGGCTGACATGTGGGGGCCCGAGATGAGGAACGCGTGGGGCGAGGCATACGATCAACTGGTCGCGGCCATCAAGCAAGAGATGAAGCCAGCTGAGTAG